A region of the Carassius auratus strain Wakin unplaced genomic scaffold, ASM336829v1 scaf_tig00054026, whole genome shotgun sequence genome:
ccataataaatcattctgatcccaaactctgaccagtgtatgtgtgtgtgtgtgtgtgtgtgtgagtggcacttacacactaatccccacaataataaacatgttaaatactcatctgaggaggaatataatttatataggaggatataattttatatgcaatattatcttttattttcatcatcatctttaagagttcatgatattttctgttcaactttattctcagttgataaatctgaataagTTGCGAACATGCActgaattcccgatctgaatcaaaacaatcaacaatacatcctaaaagagttgaattttttgtttagaaagaaagaatcaatttttctgaccccaaacttttgaactctagtgtttattgttagaaaatacttctattttaaataaatgctcttctttttaacttttcattcatcaaagaatcctgaaagaagtatcacagtttcagcagcacaactctgataataaatcataatattagaatgatttctgaagatcattcaGAAATGACTTCCAGATCAATGACTTCCAAATtctgaaatcaattaaaaatcacatggacaggttaaaaaaaaagcctcaggtcaaatattcatttatcacaaattgacaaacacttcctgctctgatgtccagatcttaatttaaaaaaatcacaaacaggctccgaagtcccgatctgaatcaaccgagtcgcgaacaggctccgaagttcaagtttcttgagcagtaaatcatcatattattctgatttctgaagatcatgtgacactgaagactggaggaatgatgctgaaacagCTGTACATccacagagattcacacagaaaacagttattctaaattataaaaatatttcacattattactgcttttgttttattttttatcaaataaatgtaggctttgtgaacagaagagacttcatcAGGATGCTTTATCTTCTACAACCATGGACATCCATGACAGATTAGTGGCTGTTGGATTGAGATTAAATTCAAATTAGGTGTGGGATGTTCTGATGCCCCGCCCACTGCAGGCCACACCCACAAGTCTACACTGAGCCACACCCACTGCCGCCCTCTTGCCCCACCCCCAGCAGCCCCCTGTATAAACCATCTGACCTCGCTGACACACTGATGATTGACACACTCGCACTGCTCTGATctgagatgtgtgtttgctgctgCTGAAGGTCtgttgtgtgtttgagagagtgatTGATGGCTGATGTGGACGCAGGATGCGCAGGAGCAGCGCTTACATCCCCGTGTCCACTGCTGCCGCTCTACTGGTCACTTCATCCAcactcttcttcgtcttcacgtAAGTCACCTCTGAGCTGACCTTCCTTCATCCACTTCAGCAGTCTTCCTTTAGGTTTAGCTCTGACAGACACCTGCATCTTTCATGACACTAACAACTCTTCATGTAATACTTTCAGATCAGTGTTGGAATCTGCAAGTGTTATAATGCATCTTAACTTTGGTTACAACTATTTATGAAAAGATGTGGTGCATTGCAAAGTATGTTACGAATATATGTTGTTTAAGATTAATTTATaacatgtaaaaacacatttataaatatctCACAGGTCATCTTCAAGCGTCTCTGTCCTCCTGGAATATTAAACACCATAATCATGTTTTTTACCAAGTTGATTAAAGCCAGTTTTCACCATTTCTGAAACCGTTTTGTCCGGTAATGAATATGTGAATGCGTGCATGCTTCTGGTGCAGTATTTGTGTGCATGCATCATGCATCGGCCGCTCCGCTGCTGAGACTGGAGCAGATGGGATGGTGAGGATTAGGATTTGCTCCTGGTGCTGTTTGATTCCCATCCCGGAGGAATCGGGGTGTTGATCAGCCCTGTGACCCCCGATGAGTTTAAGCTGCACATCTGTCATGAGCACAGAACGGGCTTCACACGAGACACACACGttcatacagagagagagaagtttgGGGAGAAACTCTGATGACTTTACTGCAGAGAAGCACTGATACCCTGTAGTGTAAAAGGACAGAAATGTGACATGCATCTGTTCTTTAACTGCACACACACCGGTAACTAACCTACACAAATGACTCagaatcccagaatgcattgcacctCCAGTGTGTCTGTCATTAGTATGTGCATCATagtgtttaatgtgtttgtaCGGTGTTGTGAATGAAGCAGGTGACTGAATATGTTTCTGTGTGCAGATGGTCAGAAATCAACGAGACATCAGCCGTAATCCGCTCATAAAGAGAAAAGCCTTTGTCCTCCATACAAATCATTTCTTCATGACCCATATCCAGATTAACTCACTTTCCCTTGAGCTCATGCATTATagatttcatttgaaaaaatacaaatatatatatataaagaaaacaaatccaGTTTTTCAATGTATTATATTACTGTTTCTCTTATTGCAATGTCTCTAGATGTTAACTTCTGagtcatttattttcaaagttGGTAATAGTAACTAGAGTctgtttttaatgttacattttaagtcatttttactCTATGCTGTATCTGGTGATGAGTGAAGCTTTATTCTATTTAATTCCATtctgatattttatttactttaaattcaaataatatattattattttttgttgttttcattgaAATAATGATAAATTAGGAGACAAATGTATTGGATATATatctcagtttatatctcacagtatTCCATGACGGAAACTAAAAATAGAATTATGAGACGTTAACTCTTAGACAATTTAGAGAAAATTATTCTGTGTATAAGATATAAACTAGAATTCATAgaacaaatgtaaacattgtaATATGTAAAcgtgcaattgtgagaaaaaattgCTTCCagcacagaatgaaaaaaaaaatgcataaaatggtaattgcaatttttttaaattacaaaattctaagatatttttaaataggaaatgtatatctcacaattctgacttttttaacatcttttttatttatttatttctgcctcctctacaaaataaaaaatacattttgtctttttttctcgcAGTTTATATCAaacttttttgactttttttggaaaCAAACACAGAATTTTAAGATATTAGAATTCGTATAATTCTGAGGGGAAAAagtaaaaaatctatttaaaaaaatgtaaatactgtacaaacttgcaagtaaaaaaaaaaaagaattatgagataaaaatcagcatttttttttttttttttacagtcattcCGTGTCAGAAACAAGCATCCATAcagatgtgtttaactgtcatggaaataataattaaaactaaatagagCTCATTTTGCGATGCATTTGTGGAGTTGAATGTGATGAGTCAGAGGTGTTTCTGACAGTGAAGCACAGACTGACTGGGATCTGTTTGGTCTGGGTGTCGTACTGTTGTGTTGTGTGCTGTGAAGGCTGTGCAGACGGCTCTGTGATCCTGTAATCTGGGATTAGTGACGTTCAGACCCTCCTGCTGACACACATACAGATACAGAACTATCTCAGTTCAGAAACAATCATGCTGTAGTTTCCCGTCTTTAATTTGATCGCACAGATTCATTCAATAAAAACCTGAGTTTAATCTGCGTCCCAGCGGCTGATTACCTCTGCTTTTAATCTCACGCTCCGGATGCAATCATCCCCGCTACGCTTTTCCTTTTTTAGACTGATCCACACTTTTCTTCTTGTCCTTGTGAAGCTGATGGTCCTCAGGGCCCACGAATCTCTCAGATGTTAGAGATGGAGCTTCAGAAAGGCACAAGACGTTTGATTCGACTCAAGTGAAAGCTTTGCTTGTGAATTATTCACCCTGAGCTACAAACGGTGGAGCGATGATGAAGGCAGATCTGAACTGATTATTGGTGCATTGACATGAAGTCAACAATATTTCATGTGATTGTTCTTAAATCAATTCTGAAAGATGATATTTGAGTAACatatcaggcttttatggctcatttaGTCTGATATAGCGAGAATATGGAGCTCAGTTTTACTGAAACAgagcaaaaatatgaattttctGCAGTTGCTGATATTTCTAAGATGAATTCTGATGTAAATCAGTGATGTTTCTAACAGTAGAGCAGATACTGATATAAATGGATGTAAATAtcactctatatctccagtaatgagatgagatgtagatgatccgcacatataacacagtgatggagagctggagaaatcaaggctcctcagaagatgtgagatgttctggaggcttgtgaagatcattcctccgctgaggaacagtgaaagtaaagcttctggaaacaaacgctcctcaaaagatcagatttgagactctaaaacatgattgatggagaatcaagtaaagctgagctgcttcagtccaggaagagttcatctggagatattactgaccgtattctgacctttacttgatcagaaACTCTGAGCTGttgagattgtgtgtgtggtTCCTCTGGAGATCTTTGCTCTATCTGTGATCCTCTCAGGTGTCCGTGGCTCGCCGTGAACGTGTCTCCTGTTTTCCCGCCATGCGTCGGCATCGTCTTCCTCTTCGTTATGGCGAACTTCATCATGGCGACGTTCATGGATGCCGGCGTGTTCCCGAGAGGTCAGTCGAGTCAAACACACAATCACAGATCAATCTGATGAACTCAGACACACATCACAGCTGCAGTCTCCAAGTCTGACACTTTTCTTCTCAGGATCTTTAATTTACATCTtccaattttgttttgttttgttgttttgacaTGGAATGGAAAAATAAGGTAATTTAACATGCTGCTAAGATGATTGGGcaaattgctgaaaatgttttagcatgttgctgaCATGATTTACATTGTCGCTATTAATATTTTATCACATTgctagtttatttaaatatgatttagcatgtttctagcatgttttagcacacTGTTAGCATGATTAGTGTGTTATTACCATTGCTAACACCTTTTAAaatattgggtaacactttagaataaggttccattagttaatgttagttaactactttcgttaacatgaactaagcaagaacaatccttctacagcatttataagtcttagttcatgttaatttcaacatttactaatgcattatttaaatcaaaagttgtgcttgttaacattagttaatgcactgtgaattaccatgaactaacaatgaataactgtattttcattaactaacattaacgaagatgaataaatacagtaatacatgtattattcattgtttgttcatgttaattaatacattaactaacattaactaatggaaccttattctaaagtgttaccaaatattgtTAGCATTATTGCTGTGATTTAGCATGCCGTtagcatgatttagcacattgctaacaatgttttagcattttgctaacataaTTTTCATTGTGATTAGCATGTTATTACCATGACGATCTTGTTGCTAACctcttttaaaatattgttagcATGTTTACTGTGATTTATCATGCTGTTAGCATGATTTAACAGATTGTTAACAATGTTTTAGCAtgtttgctaacatgattagcatgttgctatcatgttttaacatgttgttagcattattaGTGAGATTTAGCATGTTGCCAGCCAGCATGATTTATCACATTTCTAACAATGCTTTAGCATGTTGCGAACATGATTTACATTGTcactagcatgatttatcatactTGCATATTTATATCTAGCatatttaaagggacaataagtaactttttaggtattttattatctaaaatcaatatttttattcataaatatgccctcaatggtgtacaaatacctatgccaatgtttaaactaatccttgtaaatgaagaatttattatctttatatacatgggacgggtaggtcgacggaggcttccatgtagttccgccatcttgcagaactataatagcagagagggacaaaaagtactaagccaacgcgtttccacagcgcgttttcggtcagagccagaaacgcaggtgcagagcagtgagaggcgcttgaaactgcaccggcaagtttaaaagtctggattgcattcttattatggaccatacatatgccgcgccacaggagaagaaaacatcgtcgccaaaacagtcaaaaatagaatgtaaaaggaaacgtgacagtagattacagaaaacaagagttaatgtcggggaagctttttctaggtggaaagagctaatgcttgataaagatttcaaaagagacgctgaagtggccagttttcttctcgacaggtaagtcagtgttacagtctatattataatatttttttatatctaacaatgcatataattcagaaaatataacgaataaattagacataactactaattacaatatttcatgttttccacagtcagtaattcatactgtaacattcgtttgttagttgtcatgttgcagtttgtttgaaataacacacctgttcacctgaaggaaaactcgacgaagtgctattagaagacatcctgtcaaagctttttggtacatatcgcctaccgtagatgcaacgcgcatttgaaaaagcgaggcgctggagagcaaaattagtttgaatgcaaaatacaatttcaccactagatgggagtaattcctgcttagtgtccctttaagtatgatttaatgttgaatatgaataaacaggtttctagcatgttttagcacatTGTTAGCAGGATTAacgttttattaacatgattatcatgttgatttaaaatgttgttagcatgttgttaacatgtttagcATTCATGGCATGATGCTAgctatctcataattctgactttttttcctcacaattgctAGTTAGTTTATCTTGTAGTTGCAAGTTAATGGATGAAAAAAGATAATACTATtaatagaaacaaataaaaagacaattaacTTAGAACAATTCTGACCTTTTGTCACAACTCCAAGTTATAAACTGCTAATTGCGATTTTTTTTGCTGCCATGGTATAAACATCTAAAAAGCTAATTGtgcctttttatttcacaattcagattttttaacatgcaattgtgagtttatatctcagaattatgagataataaGTTTTTGCAATTAcgctttttacttttttattccaCAGCGGAAATGTAAAACGCACATGTTGATTTTAAAACGCTCTGTGTTTTCGTCATAGCTAATGAGGACGAGGACAAGGACGAGGACTTCCGCGCGCCGCTCTATAAGAACGTGGAGGTGCGCGGCGTGCAGGTGCGCATGAAGTGGTGCGCTTCCTGTCACTTCTATCGTCCGCCGCGCTGCTCGCACTGTAGCGTGTGTGATCACTGCGTGGAGGTGAGACCAACGCCACCTCGACTAGCTAACTCATCACTAATAATAacatagctatatatatatatataagggctgtcaaaattaattaatttattttgtttaatgcattacaaatatttaaagggATGCAAAATTCACAATTCATTCCTTTTTATTAATCCTCAAAAAACCTAAAGTCTCAATAATCAAGATTTCCTAAGCGATATGATGTCATATTGCTTAGGCCCCGCCCACATCCGCTGGAGGATGGTTAATTAGCATATCTCCGCCCTCAGCCTGTTTCGTCTACTTTGCATACACTGTGCAAATCGAACATATCTTCATGTGTTACGAACCAGAGTGTTCATAATTATGATAATActggatattaaaataatactgtatgttaagaaacaccagtttgcaatatcaataTCGAGAGCTGCACAGTTTATGCACATTCATGTAAAGATTCTTTTAAGTTGGCCTATTAAATGTTAATTGGCTTTCAGTTATACTTTAATGTTGAGTggttataattaattaatcagtAGCAGTGTTGGTCTGGCCTTCATTAATAACAGGCTACTATAGGCTGCTCATATTTCAAATATAGCCTATTTATGTGCGattaatttgttgttttaatgCACTAATACATGTAATCTCTTTAGGACTTTGATCATCACTGTCCCTGGGTGAACAACTGCATCGGGAGACGCAACTATcgcttcttcttcctcttcctgctgTCTCTGACTCTTCACATGGTGGGCGTGTTCTCCGGTGGTCTCCTGTATGTTCTGGATCATCCGGAGAACCTGTGGGAACTGCACAACGCCGTCACGTATCCTTCAGCTCCGTGATTGTGGCATGGAAAGACAAGAAATAATGACACAAACATACTGCCCCGTCTCCCATTGGTCAGTCAgacagatagccccgccccagACTCACGTGATTGGTTTGAGTCAGTTGACACTTCGGCCGTTCAAACAAAGCACAGTGTGTCACTAATCAGGAAGTTAATCTGAACctgtgttattttagaattatttaaagtttttactaATATGTTGAATTTGATTTcatatgtttgttgttgttgttgttgtttttttttttcatgcattaagCAGACAGGACGGTAGAGAATGACAGGAAAGTGTAAGGTGTAGAGTTGAAAACAGGATTGATAAAGGACCACGAATCAGCGCTCTAACATATATTAAACGatattaaattagattagattagattagattagcaCATGTAAGGAACAAGGCAACAAACTACataattattgacatttttattttatttttatttattatttaatactgttattatttttttcagttaaatttttactattttgttctcattttatttttttaaatatattattatttaggtttaattttttttaaattttttttttgtaatttgttgcatgcttttattatttgcattattatttttgtatatttcaatttatttttagttcagttttttgtTATGTGATGTTGTCATTTTTGTCACGAGCTCTCTGATCGTCTGAAACATCACACAGATGATGTGTAAAGCGGTGAACAGTACCTTGACGGTGTGTGTTCAGGCTGGTGGTCATGAGTGTCTCGGCTCTCTTCTTCATCCCCGTCTTGGGTCTGTCCTGTTTTCATCTGGTGCTGGTGGCGAGGGGACGCACCACAAACGAACAGGTAAGGTCATGTGTGACATGCATCAGATCAGATTCTGCTGGAGACTGAACTTCCTCGTGACGTGTGACAGGTGACAGGGAAGTTCCAGGGAGGAGTGAATCCGTTCACGCGCGGCTGCTGTCAGAACGTGCAGTTTGTGCTCTTCAGTCCCATCACGCCCAGGTGAGCGCGCTTCTGCACGCGCAAAACAATCCCTTGCATGAAGAATCTAAATCATGTCATGCTGTTACTAtttctatggaacacaaacaGATACATTTAGTTCCGACAATATCTCATACGACGTCTCTCAGGCTTTAAATGtgacagaaaacaagaaagaGGAGAAATTCAAAAATTCTAAAGTTCCATGCAACAGTAATTTATGCTTTGAatcaaatgtatacattttattatgttattcaTGCATCATGGATGCCAATACgagttcttacaaataaaataaaggcatGCCCAGAGCGTAAATATGACAGATGGTAtaatttttaaccatttaaagtACTTTGTGATTGTGTTTACATACAATATTGCCATTACACATGAACAaggacaagaaaaataaatatgcattataaacaaaaaaaaacaaaacaatacaattgtattaaaatgaagtgtgaagcaattcataaaaataagattaaaattatatatatgtgcatgtgtgtgtaaactagaaactaaaactgaactaaaagttaaaataaagttaaataatacagttaaaataaagtTCTAAgcaatacataaaaataagttaaaaattaaaataaacctaaatagttacataaaaattataaaaagacaatatttcttaaaattaaactgtatatatattattcattattagcacctaattttaatgcactttgaatgaaaatttttacatagttttttttacattactatCCACAATATATAATCTTTTCATGATATTGACCATTAaacaaaatctgttattttttctGCTCATCGTTACTACTCTCaagctttaaatataatataaaatacccAAAATGAATCATAATTTATGCGTTTGGGAgaagttgtacatttttattaaattcttcTCACATTCTCTTCTGAATCAAACATCAAGGATGCCAAACTGATTAACAGCAtgcagggtgagtaaatgaagacaggatGTTTAATTTTAACGATGATTTTGCTCGTTAAATATCAGGTACACAGAGAAACTCAGTGAGAGACTGCCGCTTCACATTCAGCCTCCTTTCCATCAGCCAGAATCCCACAAACTGAGCCAAACACTCCCGATCAAGGTACTTATGTCCATTAATACTTCATTTGTGCATCAAGGCTGTGAATAATTGAATAAGGTCAAACATCAAACCTGAGCTGCGTTCAGCATCATTAACCATCAGCTGTGCTTTAGAAACCCACTCAGTTATATGGATAAAGACACTGTCAATTTACTAAAGCCTATATGTTTTaatccattaaatatttttaaacagattttatgGTTTCTCTCTGAAGCTAGTCTTATTAATTTTAGGGAATGGTGTCATTTGAACAATTCAAAATGATTCAGTCCATAAGCTTCGTTTGACGATTATACTGCTCtgaatgacaaacaaacaaacatatatttaatgCAATCATTATAAATctaaagtgattttgacagcttAAACAGCTTGTACTTTTATAACTTAGAAATATATTAGACAACTTTTTCAAAAGCATAGCTTGACTTCATTTAAATCGTGAGTCGTGAGATTTTTTTGGtgattataatttctgttttcattttaattttggttaaagttttagtaatttaatttaattttagtcattgttatttatgactttttaaaaataaacctatatagttttttttatcaatttcaagtTTTAATTATAGATTTTTGGTGCAttcttaaactaaatgaaaatgagaaatgttacatattatatatatatatatatatatatatatatatatatatatatatatatatatatatatatatatatatatatatatatatatatatatatattattttttttttttgataagtgttattttagtatctctgatatattttttgttaaaatattataatataatatgtttgttaattatattgttaatattctgaattagatttttttttctgtttttatgttaactttatttaaagttttagtaactttgttgtgtgcttttacaaatttttgtaagtttttaaatgtctgttttagttatagttttaaaatgttcagttttagttttagttattttagtacattatttaagttaatctgtattttatttcaagtaacaaaatgtttttttatggtttcagttttagtttaataaCCCTGGTTTGTTCACTTTAAAGTAGATTCACAGTAAGAGAGTGATTATGTCACTATTGATATCTGTGTAATATTTAGTGTCATGttggtgtgtttgtgtaagtCTCTAGAGGAAGTAGACGCTCCAGACAGTAAAAGTCTGACCTGTCCACCTCCGCTGCCTCCCAAACCAGACCCAGTCCTGCTCAAAAACCATTTGGCAGCGTTGGAAGGTGAGTGGATGTGTGGCAGAATCATGTTTCTGTACGGTCTGAAACactgaatctgttcatgtctCCTCTATTGTTTGTTTTCTAATAGAGAGTTTGCTCCAGTCCAGAGCTCTAATGCTTTCAGGACACAGTATGAATCCACTCCAGACCTCAGAGTCGCCCACCAAAGTGCTCTACCAAGTTCCCAGAGATCAGGTGAGGAGACAGATTTACACTCAGTAACCTTTGACGAGGCTGACGTTGTTGAAACGGTTTGTCCAGAGAAGAGCTGGCTCTCCAGGTGTAACCTGGTTTTGGGCCAAGGTTTTTATTCTCCTGTTGTCACtaaaattgagtttttttttccttgccATCATCTCCTCGGGCTTTTGAGCAGCTGCTTGATTAAAACTAGGTAGACTCACATCAGACTCTTTGATAACTAGCTTACAACGAAACCATCTGACATTTAAATCTCGTAGTAGAACAAAACCGACAGATTTATAAAACTCATAAccaaagaaacagactaatgtttaaatctcaaagtaaaataaaaccgACTATTGTTTAAATCTCGTAATTGAACGAAACTGACTGATGTTTAAATCTTGTAATATAATGTAACTGACCAATGTTTAAATCTCGTAATTGAACAAAACTGACCAACGTTTAAATCTCATAATAGAACGAAACCGACCGATGTTTATATCTTGTAACAGAACAAAACCGAACAATGTTTAAATCTCGTAATAGAACGAAACTGACGAATGTATACAACTCATAACTAAATGAAACCGACTAATGTTTAAATCGCGTAATAAAATGAAACCGAACGATGTTTATATCACATAATAGAATGAAACCGACGGATGTATAAAACTCATAACTAAATTAAACTGGTGTATGGTTAAATCTCATAATAAAACGGAACTGATGGACGTTTAAATCTTGTTATTGACAAAACGTACCGAAATTTAAATCTTGTAATTGAACAAAACTGACCAATGTTTAAATCTCATAATGAAACAAAACTGACGGACGTTTAAATCTCGTAATTGAACAAAACCGACCGatgtttaaatctcataattgaACAAAACCGACTGACATTTAAATatcgtaataaaaaaaaac
Encoded here:
- the LOC113090286 gene encoding probable palmitoyltransferase ZDHHC8, translating into MRRSSAYIPVSTAAALLVTSSTLFFVFTCPWLAVNVSPVFPPCVGIVFLFVMANFIMATFMDAGVFPRANEDEDKDEDFRAPLYKNVEVRGVQVRMKWCASCHFYRPPRCSHCSVCDHCVEDFDHHCPWVNNCIGRRNYRFFFLFLLSLTLHMVGVFSGGLLYVLDHPENLWELHNAVTLVVMSVSALFFIPVLGLSCFHLVLVARGRTTNEQVTGKFQGGVNPFTRGCCQNVQFVLFSPITPRYTEKLSERLPLHIQPPFHQPESHKLSQTLPIKSLEEVDAPDSKSLTCPPPLPPKPDPVLLKNHLAALEESLLQSRALMLSGHSMNPLQTSESPTKVLYQVPRDQMVSRISPLVPQEHASEPSLLQPENHAIALTLNSRSLSLKHSSRRGSQRAEIPHASQSVLSGRTGSLSYDSLLHPAGVQAAFLPMDPGLSHGCVDVQRLPPRNCSPVFMHINREPSPVRYDSLPKPLMSSIQERREPDDKDKPLQDSGIYDTPSRRSLPQDLRGLSSSRGPTPPAYGSREFLLSSAAYGYGSRSHLSSSSSSSLTRAPRTTGSPLHFNRSLSPSIYQSLDRQSQLPPSTLPAPLPTSSYGPQKALAYTRGGERPEPEL